In a single window of the Saccharothrix australiensis genome:
- a CDS encoding VOC family protein, with protein sequence MAVGRVVPNLKSASLEQAKTFYTEVLGLAVVMDHGWIVTLADPARPEAQLSLATHDATASVVPVASIQVDDVDAAHAAAVAAGAEIVHGPTDEPWGVRRFFLRDPDGNVVNVLAHG encoded by the coding sequence ATGGCGGTCGGCAGGGTGGTCCCGAATCTCAAGAGCGCGTCGCTGGAGCAGGCCAAGACCTTCTACACGGAGGTCCTCGGCCTGGCGGTGGTCATGGACCACGGCTGGATCGTGACGCTGGCCGACCCCGCGCGACCCGAGGCGCAGCTCAGCCTCGCGACCCACGACGCGACGGCGTCCGTCGTCCCGGTGGCCTCGATCCAGGTCGACGACGTCGACGCGGCACACGCGGCCGCCGTCGCCGCGGGCGCGGAGATCGTGCACGGCCCGACCGACGAACCGTGGGGCGTGCGGCGGTTCTTCCTGCGCGACCCGGACGGCAACGTGGTCAACGTCCTCGCGCACGGCTGA
- a CDS encoding glycine betaine ABC transporter substrate-binding protein — translation MSGRAGTSGRAVSGGSGRDGRSTRAGAWGGRRASRWSVSAVVAALLVSACGLESSFALPFEVAPGSVRPVPELVGVPIAVGSKDFTENQVLGYVAEVALTAAGAEVRDMTNIQGSDSSRQALLTGDIDLLWDYTGTGWISYLGNTDPVPGAQAQYEAVRDADLARNGLVWLDYAAVDNTYAFAVTESYARAHGLRTTSDMVELIRRDPAQGVFCLETEFVGRNDGFTGVARAYGFEVGAVEVKTFGIGTIYSATAQGSCNFGEVFTTDGRVLGLDLVVLEDDRKFFPRYNAAVVLRKEFADAHPRIAEVMAPVVAKLDNDTIRRLNAEVDVDGRDPAAVARDWLVAEGFVTLPAR, via the coding sequence ATGAGCGGGCGGGCCGGCACGAGCGGACGGGCGGTGAGCGGCGGGTCGGGCCGTGACGGGCGGTCGACGCGGGCGGGCGCGTGGGGTGGGCGGCGCGCGTCGCGGTGGTCGGTGTCGGCGGTCGTCGCCGCCCTGCTGGTGTCCGCCTGCGGCCTGGAGTCCTCGTTCGCGCTGCCGTTCGAGGTGGCGCCCGGCTCGGTGCGGCCGGTGCCCGAGCTGGTCGGCGTGCCGATCGCCGTGGGGTCCAAGGACTTCACCGAGAACCAGGTCCTGGGCTACGTCGCCGAGGTCGCGCTCACCGCGGCCGGCGCGGAGGTGCGGGACATGACCAACATCCAGGGCTCCGACAGCTCCCGCCAGGCGTTGCTCACCGGCGACATCGACCTGCTGTGGGACTACACCGGCACGGGCTGGATCAGCTACCTCGGCAACACCGACCCGGTGCCCGGCGCGCAGGCCCAGTACGAGGCGGTGCGCGACGCCGACCTCGCCCGCAACGGTCTCGTCTGGCTGGACTACGCGGCGGTGGACAACACCTACGCGTTCGCCGTCACCGAGTCCTACGCCCGCGCGCACGGCCTGCGGACGACGTCCGACATGGTGGAGCTGATCCGGCGCGACCCCGCCCAGGGCGTGTTCTGCCTGGAGACCGAGTTCGTCGGCCGCAACGACGGCTTCACCGGCGTGGCCAGGGCCTACGGGTTCGAGGTCGGCGCGGTGGAGGTCAAGACGTTCGGCATCGGCACGATCTACTCCGCGACCGCGCAGGGGTCGTGCAACTTCGGCGAGGTGTTCACCACCGACGGCCGGGTCCTCGGCCTGGACCTCGTGGTGCTGGAGGACGACCGGAAGTTCTTCCCCCGCTACAACGCCGCGGTGGTGCTGCGCAAGGAGTTCGCCGACGCCCACCCCCGGATCGCGGAGGTCATGGCGCCCGTCGTCGCGAAGCTGGACAACGACACCATCCGGAGGCTCAACGCCGAGGTGGACGTCGACGGCCGCGACCCGGCCGCGGTCGCCCGCGACTGGCTGGTCGCCGAGGGGTTCGTGACCCTGCCCGCCCGCTGA
- a CDS encoding ABC transporter permease yields the protein MTGAAVPEAGAAGSAVAARRRADKLRLLVQPVAAVVLVGGVLAWAFTRDLDSIERQSLNASALVSATWGHLVISLVVTALVSVVGVPLGVVLTRRWARRAAPVFLGLATIGQATPAVGILVLFFLVSGLEGLWAAVLPIALYTLLPVLRNTVVGLRGVDPALVDAGRGIGMSAATVLRRIELPLAVPLILAGLRTSLVHAVGVATLAVFVNGGGLGLLIDTGYKLARAPVLVTGAVLAVGLALLVDWLGAVAETWLGPKGLR from the coding sequence GTGACGGGCGCGGCGGTCCCGGAGGCGGGGGCGGCGGGGTCGGCGGTTGCCGCGCGGCGGCGGGCCGACAAGTTGCGGCTGCTGGTGCAGCCGGTCGCCGCGGTGGTGCTCGTCGGTGGCGTGCTGGCCTGGGCGTTCACCCGAGACCTCGACTCGATCGAGCGGCAGAGCCTCAACGCGTCCGCGCTCGTGTCGGCCACCTGGGGCCACCTGGTGATCAGCCTCGTCGTGACCGCGCTGGTCTCGGTGGTGGGCGTCCCGCTGGGCGTCGTGCTGACCCGCCGGTGGGCGCGCCGCGCCGCGCCGGTGTTCCTCGGCCTCGCCACGATCGGCCAGGCGACGCCCGCGGTCGGGATACTGGTGCTGTTCTTCCTGGTGTCGGGGCTGGAGGGGCTGTGGGCGGCGGTGCTGCCGATCGCGCTCTACACGCTGCTCCCGGTGCTGCGCAACACCGTGGTCGGTCTCCGGGGCGTCGACCCGGCGCTGGTCGACGCCGGGCGCGGGATCGGGATGTCCGCGGCGACCGTGCTGCGGCGGATCGAGCTGCCGCTGGCGGTGCCGCTGATCCTCGCCGGGCTGCGGACCTCGCTGGTGCACGCGGTCGGCGTGGCCACCCTCGCCGTGTTCGTCAACGGCGGCGGACTGGGCCTGCTGATCGACACCGGCTACAAGCTCGCCAGGGCGCCCGTGCTGGTCACCGGCGCCGTGCTGGCCGTCGGGCTCGCCCTGCTGGTGGACTGGCTCGGCGCCGTCGCGGAGACCTGGCTGGGACCGAAGGGGCTGCGATGA
- a CDS encoding ABC transporter ATP-binding protein, producing the protein MAAEIELVEVTKRYPGVAAPAVDAVSLTIRAGEVVVLVGPSGCGKTTTLRMINRLIEPTSGRITLDGRDTSSLDPDRLRRGIGYAIQQAGLFPHLTVGQNVATVPGLLGWDRSRIADRVDEMLELVGLEPAEFRDRHPRQLSGGQQQRVGVARALAADPPVLLMDEPFGAVDPITRGNLQEELLRLQAGLRKTIVFVTHDFDEAVRLGDRIAVFGPRSRVLQYDTPEAILADPADDTVAGFVGAGASLKQLRLRKVREVELGRAVTARVTDEPGEVGRLLAGCGHERALLLDAHDRPVAWADVRRPGRPRPVGGAVTRESSLQDALEAILTEGGPAVVTGERGEYVGLVEVDAVIGAVRKPRGDQAGSAS; encoded by the coding sequence GTGGCGGCTGAGATCGAGCTGGTCGAGGTGACCAAGCGCTACCCCGGTGTCGCCGCGCCCGCCGTGGACGCGGTCAGCCTCACCATCCGGGCAGGCGAGGTCGTGGTGCTGGTCGGCCCGTCCGGGTGCGGCAAGACCACCACCCTGCGGATGATCAACCGGTTGATCGAGCCGACGTCGGGCCGGATCACCCTCGACGGGCGGGACACGTCGTCGCTGGACCCGGACCGGCTGCGGCGCGGCATCGGGTACGCCATCCAGCAGGCCGGGCTGTTCCCGCACCTGACCGTCGGCCAGAACGTCGCGACGGTGCCGGGGCTGCTGGGCTGGGACAGGTCGCGGATCGCCGACCGGGTGGACGAGATGCTGGAGCTGGTGGGCCTGGAGCCGGCCGAGTTCCGCGACCGCCACCCCCGGCAGCTCTCGGGCGGCCAGCAGCAGCGGGTGGGCGTCGCGCGGGCGCTCGCGGCCGATCCGCCGGTGCTGCTGATGGACGAGCCGTTCGGCGCGGTCGACCCGATCACGCGGGGCAACCTCCAGGAGGAGCTGCTGCGGTTGCAGGCGGGGCTGCGCAAGACGATCGTGTTCGTCACGCACGACTTCGACGAGGCGGTCCGCCTCGGCGACCGGATCGCCGTGTTCGGCCCGCGGTCGCGGGTGCTCCAGTACGACACCCCGGAGGCCATCCTGGCCGATCCGGCGGACGACACCGTCGCGGGGTTCGTCGGCGCGGGGGCGTCGCTCAAGCAGTTGCGGCTGCGGAAGGTGCGCGAGGTCGAGCTGGGCCGGGCGGTGACCGCGCGGGTGACCGACGAGCCCGGCGAGGTCGGCCGCCTGCTGGCCGGGTGCGGCCACGAGCGGGCGCTGCTGCTCGACGCGCACGACCGGCCCGTCGCCTGGGCGGACGTGCGCCGGCCGGGGCGGCCTCGGCCGGTCGGCGGCGCGGTGACCCGCGAGTCGAGCTTGCAGGACGCGTTGGAGGCGATCCTCACCGAGGGCGGCCCGGCGGTGGTCACGGGTGAGCGCGGCGAGTACGTCGGCCTGGTGGAGGTGGACGCCGTGATCGGCGCGGTGCGCAAGCCGCGCGGGGACCAGGCGGGGTCGGCGTCGTGA
- a CDS encoding ABC transporter permease: MSFWEFLGDRWNRLLVEALLHLSAVVQCTLLAAVLGVGIGIAVHRSPLGSAAAIAVTSAVLTIPSFALLGLLIPVLGLGAEPTVVALVLYGLLPIVRNTIVGLAGVDGAVRDAARGVGMSRFGVLTRVELRLAWPAILTGTRVAAQMLMGIAAIAAYVRGPGLGVEIFAGLTRAGSANATNQAIAGTLGVVVLALALDGVFALVGRRTTRGAGGG, translated from the coding sequence GTGAGCTTCTGGGAGTTCCTGGGCGACCGGTGGAACCGGCTGCTGGTGGAGGCCCTGCTGCACCTCAGCGCCGTCGTCCAGTGCACGCTGCTGGCCGCGGTCCTGGGCGTGGGCATCGGGATCGCGGTGCACCGCAGCCCGCTCGGCTCGGCCGCCGCCATCGCGGTGACCAGCGCCGTCCTCACGATCCCGTCGTTCGCGCTGCTCGGGCTGCTCATCCCGGTGCTGGGGCTCGGCGCGGAGCCGACGGTGGTCGCGCTCGTGCTGTACGGGTTGCTGCCGATCGTGCGGAACACCATCGTCGGCCTGGCCGGTGTGGACGGCGCCGTGCGGGACGCGGCGCGCGGTGTCGGGATGAGCCGGTTCGGGGTGCTGACCAGGGTGGAGCTGCGACTGGCGTGGCCCGCGATCCTCACCGGGACGCGGGTCGCCGCCCAGATGCTGATGGGCATCGCGGCGATCGCCGCCTACGTCCGCGGTCCCGGCCTCGGCGTGGAGATCTTCGCCGGGCTGACCAGGGCGGGCAGCGCGAACGCGACCAACCAGGCGATCGCGGGGACGCTCGGCGTCGTCGTCCTCGCGCTGGCCCTGGACGGCGTCTTCGCGCTGGTCGGCCGCCGCACCACCAGGGGTGCCGGTGGCGGCTGA
- a CDS encoding FAD-dependent oxidoreductase has product MHILISGAGIAGLSATLDLAARGHRVTVVERAAHFRVNGSPIDIRGDAIDITERMGLLPRVRERRVRTSELIRFVDADGEPVARLPLAALGDSDDDIEIPREDLAGVLVDALPADATVRFRDSVDALTDDGAGVDVRFASGRAERFDLVVGADGQHSGVRGLVFGPEREHARHLGVYVAVADLPGAAGADLPNPIYNFPGHLAGITRYRDRALAVLMFRSEPLDHDHRDLAAQKEILRARFAGHPEWEVPRLLDAVLADPELYFDSASQIHLPAWHRGRVVLVGDAAHCASGLSGRGTSLALTGAYFLAEELDRAGGDHVVAFERYEARQRPYAESGQQSVGTGADIVLPPTWEAIAARNERLRAMVG; this is encoded by the coding sequence ATGCACATCCTCATCTCCGGCGCGGGCATCGCCGGGCTCTCCGCGACGCTCGACCTCGCCGCACGCGGCCACCGCGTCACCGTGGTCGAACGGGCGGCGCACTTCCGCGTCAACGGGTCGCCGATCGACATCCGCGGCGACGCGATCGACATCACCGAGCGGATGGGCCTGCTGCCCCGCGTCCGCGAGCGGCGGGTCCGCACCTCGGAGCTGATCCGGTTCGTGGACGCCGACGGCGAACCGGTCGCCCGCCTCCCGCTGGCCGCGCTGGGCGATTCCGACGACGACATCGAGATCCCGCGCGAGGACCTGGCGGGGGTCCTCGTCGACGCGCTCCCGGCGGACGCGACGGTCCGCTTCCGCGACTCCGTCGACGCGCTCACCGACGACGGCGCGGGTGTCGACGTCCGGTTCGCGTCCGGCCGCGCCGAGCGGTTCGACCTGGTCGTGGGCGCCGACGGGCAGCACTCCGGCGTGCGCGGGCTGGTGTTCGGGCCCGAGCGCGAGCACGCCCGCCACCTGGGCGTCTACGTCGCGGTCGCCGACCTGCCCGGCGCGGCCGGCGCCGACCTGCCCAACCCGATCTACAACTTCCCCGGTCACCTGGCGGGCATCACCCGGTACCGGGACCGAGCGCTCGCCGTCCTGATGTTCCGGTCGGAGCCGCTCGACCACGACCACCGCGACCTGGCCGCCCAGAAGGAGATCCTGCGGGCGCGGTTCGCCGGGCACCCCGAGTGGGAGGTGCCGCGCCTGCTGGACGCGGTCCTCGCCGACCCCGAGCTGTACTTCGACTCCGCGAGCCAGATCCACCTGCCCGCGTGGCACCGGGGCCGGGTCGTCCTCGTCGGTGACGCGGCGCACTGCGCGAGCGGGCTCTCCGGCCGCGGCACGTCGCTCGCGCTGACCGGCGCGTACTTCCTCGCCGAGGAACTCGACCGGGCAGGCGGCGACCACGTCGTGGCGTTCGAGCGCTACGAGGCGCGCCAGCGCCCGTACGCCGAGTCCGGTCAGCAGAGCGTCGGCACCGGCGCGGACATCGTCCTGCCGCCGACGTGGGAGGCCATCGCCGCGCGGAACGAGCGCCTGCGGGCGATGGTCGGGTGA
- a CDS encoding TetR/AcrR family transcriptional regulator yields MVDDREPAARRPGGRTARVRAQVLDATVRLVARYGFAGFRYEQVAELAGVHRMTVYRNWPDREKLVAAALTRFGEQEVPVPDSGELRRDLVDMLLGLAAGLESTTGRALFQVVQGARENEEVRRTVEQVFQRRADLFGQRVDRAVERGELPPVDRRLLGDLLSGPVHLRVGRDLGPVTRADAERIVDVVLAGIRATATP; encoded by the coding sequence ATGGTGGACGACCGGGAACCGGCGGCCCGGCGGCCGGGCGGGCGCACGGCACGGGTGCGGGCGCAGGTCCTCGACGCGACGGTGCGGCTCGTCGCGCGGTACGGGTTCGCGGGCTTCCGCTACGAGCAGGTGGCCGAGCTGGCCGGCGTGCACCGGATGACCGTGTACCGCAACTGGCCGGACCGGGAGAAGCTGGTCGCGGCGGCGCTGACGCGGTTCGGCGAGCAGGAGGTGCCGGTGCCGGACAGCGGCGAGCTGCGCCGCGACCTGGTGGACATGCTGCTCGGGCTCGCCGCCGGCCTGGAGAGCACGACGGGGCGCGCGTTGTTCCAGGTCGTGCAGGGCGCTCGGGAGAACGAGGAGGTCCGGCGGACCGTCGAGCAGGTCTTCCAGCGGCGCGCGGACCTCTTCGGGCAGCGGGTGGACCGCGCGGTCGAGCGGGGCGAGCTGCCGCCGGTCGACCGCCGCCTCCTCGGCGACCTGCTGTCCGGCCCGGTGCACCTGCGCGTCGGCCGCGACCTCGGCCCGGTCACCCGCGCGGACGCGGAGCGGATCGTCGACGTGGTGCTCGCCGGCATCCGCGCGACCGCCACGCCCTGA
- a CDS encoding flavin monoamine oxidase family protein, translating into MTALTRRRFLEAVGLAGGAGAMFHTMGALGLVPEADATPFVPPREGDLAAGRRGRRVLVLGAGIAGLATAYELGKAGYDCVVLEAGERAGGRVWTVRGGDRARDLDGHVQTANFAEGRYFNAGAARIAQSMITLDYCRELGIAIEPFAGQNANAHLYDEKVSDRPTTMRAVKADVFGHLSELLAKATDRGALDGELTGDDKERLLGFLEHFGDIGGEDDGFAYRGGSRRGYSVLPGAGTEEGKVLGPPEALSRVFSRGLDRVFDFELDFEYAMMMFQVVGGTDRIPSALASAVGARRIRYGCEVRSIRNREDGVEVDYREPGGAVRVERGDYCVAALPPHVLARLDHNLGPAVTAALATPVANPVGKLGLEYGRRWWEQDLRLYGGITRTDLDIHQIWFPSSGLHSDGGVVVGYYNIDSLTEPYDRMAPDDRLRRALDQGARIYGDVYRRDVRSSFSVAWSRVPHIGGGWVTWPSEDSPEYRLLTRPAGRVHFAGDWLSHWISWQDGAFLSARKAVTEIHRRVAAG; encoded by the coding sequence ATGACCGCGTTGACGCGCAGACGTTTCCTGGAAGCCGTCGGCCTGGCCGGCGGCGCGGGCGCGATGTTCCACACGATGGGCGCGCTGGGCCTGGTGCCCGAGGCCGACGCCACGCCGTTCGTCCCGCCGCGCGAGGGCGACCTGGCCGCGGGTCGGAGGGGCCGCCGGGTGCTGGTGCTCGGCGCGGGCATCGCCGGGCTGGCCACCGCCTACGAGTTGGGCAAGGCCGGCTACGACTGCGTGGTGCTGGAGGCGGGCGAGCGCGCCGGAGGTCGCGTGTGGACGGTGCGCGGCGGCGATCGCGCGCGGGACCTGGACGGGCACGTGCAGACCGCGAACTTCGCCGAGGGGCGGTACTTCAACGCCGGCGCGGCGCGGATCGCGCAGTCCATGATCACTTTGGACTACTGCCGGGAGCTGGGCATCGCGATCGAGCCGTTCGCGGGCCAGAACGCCAACGCGCACCTCTACGACGAGAAGGTGTCGGACCGCCCGACCACGATGCGCGCGGTCAAGGCCGACGTGTTCGGGCACCTGTCGGAGTTGCTGGCCAAGGCGACCGACCGGGGCGCGCTGGACGGCGAGCTGACGGGCGACGACAAGGAGCGGCTGCTGGGGTTCCTGGAGCACTTCGGCGACATCGGCGGCGAGGACGACGGGTTCGCCTACCGGGGCGGCAGCCGCCGCGGCTACTCGGTGCTGCCGGGCGCGGGCACGGAGGAGGGGAAGGTGCTCGGCCCGCCCGAGGCGCTGTCGCGGGTGTTCTCCCGCGGGCTCGACCGCGTCTTCGACTTCGAGCTGGACTTCGAGTACGCGATGATGATGTTCCAGGTGGTCGGCGGCACCGACCGGATACCGTCGGCGCTGGCGTCGGCCGTCGGCGCGCGGCGCATCCGGTACGGCTGCGAGGTCCGGTCGATCAGGAACCGCGAGGACGGCGTGGAGGTCGACTACCGGGAGCCGGGCGGCGCGGTGCGCGTGGAGCGGGGCGACTACTGCGTCGCGGCGCTGCCGCCGCACGTCCTGGCCCGGCTCGACCACAACCTCGGCCCGGCGGTGACGGCGGCGCTGGCCACCCCCGTGGCGAACCCCGTCGGCAAGCTCGGCCTGGAGTACGGCCGCCGCTGGTGGGAGCAGGACCTGCGGCTCTACGGCGGGATCACGCGGACGGACCTGGACATCCACCAGATCTGGTTCCCCTCCTCCGGGCTGCACTCCGACGGCGGTGTGGTGGTGGGCTACTACAACATCGACTCGCTGACCGAGCCGTACGACCGGATGGCGCCGGACGACCGGCTCCGCCGGGCGCTGGACCAGGGCGCGCGGATCTACGGCGACGTGTACCGGCGGGACGTGCGGTCGTCGTTCTCGGTGGCGTGGTCGCGGGTGCCGCACATCGGGGGCGGCTGGGTGACCTGGCCCTCCGAGGACTCGCCCGAGTACCGGCTGCTGACCCGCCCCGCCGGCCGCGTGCACTTCGCCGGCGACTGGCTCAGCCACTGGATCTCCTGGCAGGACGGCGCGTTCCTGTCCGCCCGCAAGGCGGTCACCGAGATCCACCGCCGCGTCGCGGCCGGCTGA
- a CDS encoding YbaB/EbfC family nucleoid-associated protein yields MPDRRARLDDAIRSFQEQAGKVAQLKDKLAELRGQARSADGSVTVTVAPSGAVLGLQLTPNAMRLSHTQLQQEILSTIRQATQHAAQALQDTVGPVLGDRAAQFSEAFNAHSPIQPLGPDAPGTPPGAPAAPPPGAHAGPPAGARVAPPAGPPQPAWQQNRPPVPQVTRNRPAAPEVGDDDEGFGSILR; encoded by the coding sequence GTGCCGGATCGCAGGGCACGGCTGGACGACGCCATCCGTTCCTTCCAGGAACAGGCGGGCAAGGTCGCCCAGCTCAAGGACAAGCTCGCGGAGTTGCGGGGGCAGGCGCGCAGCGCGGACGGTTCGGTCACGGTGACCGTCGCGCCGTCCGGCGCGGTGCTGGGGCTACAGTTGACGCCCAACGCCATGCGGCTGAGCCACACGCAGCTCCAGCAGGAGATCCTGAGCACCATCCGGCAGGCCACGCAGCACGCCGCCCAGGCGTTGCAGGACACCGTGGGCCCGGTGCTCGGGGACCGCGCGGCGCAGTTCAGCGAGGCGTTCAACGCGCACTCGCCGATCCAGCCGCTCGGTCCGGACGCGCCCGGCACGCCACCCGGCGCGCCCGCCGCGCCGCCGCCCGGCGCCCACGCCGGACCGCCCGCCGGCGCCCGCGTCGCGCCGCCCGCCGGGCCGCCGCAGCCGGCGTGGCAGCAGAACCGGCCGCCCGTGCCGCAGGTCACGCGGAACCGACCGGCCGCCCCGGAAGTCGGAGACGACGACGAGGGCTTCGGCTCGATCCTGAGGTGA
- a CDS encoding WXG100 family type VII secretion target, whose protein sequence is MTGYDVDSAALIAHGKGSQEAAGNFGQLATLLEQARVSDDCFGPLGELMAFKYFDSLQECQDMADKAKSFMEGVAERAEQTAQTYLEAEDLIRSAFTDLGNGLGGPGGLGDLNGAGSGKSKSFLEQHAGYGSSWVGTAGDVARASSPPDVAIAAVNARMEQLQLVTSPGQSFIDNGLGFLIGIVISPIVEFVLEPAIGDPEQMRSTAQGWAKVAEWLDQAGEHERNRAQATAEAWKGAAGDKFRQQMGEFAEGSKAFADEIRNVQQILEIAADLFDAFVEICVDILQELVMGLIIEWLAAIAASWITAGGSLGAAGAVTTAQVSIAGGRLGQKVSQLLSKLMPLIKRLETMLQNLRKGPLKNLVERAEGLRDGNMAQKWVARQIDANPLAKIVTKANAERRVVDGAEEAATMASKTGNRFAARYGVDGEGANALTTNLAEAGLRMAGMSGTTHVPTAITNGVMENAPGLAMEQGVKYGYNKAQDPSSGEERQDSMNRGFEYE, encoded by the coding sequence GTGACCGGTTACGACGTCGACAGCGCCGCGCTGATCGCGCACGGCAAGGGCTCGCAGGAGGCGGCGGGCAACTTCGGCCAGTTGGCCACGCTGCTGGAGCAGGCGCGGGTGTCCGACGACTGCTTCGGCCCGCTCGGCGAGCTGATGGCGTTCAAGTACTTCGACAGCCTCCAGGAGTGCCAGGACATGGCCGACAAGGCCAAGTCGTTCATGGAGGGCGTCGCCGAGCGCGCCGAGCAGACCGCCCAGACCTACCTGGAGGCCGAGGACCTCATCCGGTCCGCCTTCACCGACCTGGGCAACGGCCTGGGCGGACCCGGTGGGCTCGGCGACCTGAACGGCGCGGGCAGCGGCAAGAGCAAGAGCTTCCTGGAGCAGCACGCGGGCTACGGCTCCTCGTGGGTCGGCACGGCCGGTGACGTCGCCCGCGCGAGCAGCCCGCCGGACGTGGCGATCGCCGCCGTGAACGCCCGCATGGAGCAGCTCCAGCTGGTGACCAGTCCGGGGCAGTCGTTCATCGACAACGGCCTCGGCTTCCTGATCGGCATCGTGATCAGCCCGATCGTGGAGTTCGTGCTGGAACCGGCGATCGGCGACCCGGAGCAGATGCGCAGCACCGCGCAGGGCTGGGCGAAGGTCGCGGAGTGGCTGGACCAGGCGGGCGAGCACGAGCGGAACCGCGCCCAGGCCACCGCCGAGGCGTGGAAGGGCGCGGCGGGCGACAAGTTCCGGCAGCAGATGGGCGAGTTCGCGGAGGGCTCGAAGGCGTTCGCCGACGAGATCCGCAACGTCCAGCAGATCCTGGAGATCGCGGCCGACCTGTTCGACGCGTTCGTCGAGATCTGCGTCGACATCCTCCAGGAACTCGTGATGGGCCTCATCATCGAGTGGCTGGCGGCCATCGCCGCGTCGTGGATCACGGCGGGCGGTTCGCTCGGCGCGGCGGGCGCGGTGACCACCGCGCAGGTGTCCATCGCGGGCGGCCGGCTCGGCCAGAAGGTCAGCCAGCTGCTGAGCAAGCTGATGCCGCTGATCAAGCGCCTGGAGACGATGTTGCAGAACCTGCGCAAGGGCCCGCTGAAGAACCTGGTGGAGCGGGCCGAGGGCCTGCGCGACGGCAACATGGCGCAGAAGTGGGTCGCCCGCCAGATCGACGCCAACCCGCTGGCCAAGATCGTCACCAAGGCCAACGCGGAACGGCGGGTGGTGGACGGGGCCGAGGAGGCCGCGACGATGGCGTCCAAGACCGGCAACCGGTTCGCGGCCAGGTACGGCGTGGACGGCGAGGGCGCCAACGCGCTGACCACCAACCTCGCCGAGGCCGGCCTGCGCATGGCCGGGATGAGCGGCACCACCCACGTGCCGACCGCGATCACCAACGGCGTCATGGAGAACGCGCCCGGCCTGGCGATGGAGCAGGGCGTCAAGTACGGCTACAACAAGGCGCAGGACCCGTCGTCGGGCGAGGAGCGGCAGGACTCCATGAACCGCGGTTTCGAGTACGAGTAG